In the genome of Tsukamurella paurometabola DSM 20162, the window GCGTCCAGCGGGCGTCGGCGGACGACCACGACGCGTGCTGCACGCTGTGCTCGAACCGGATGAGCCCGCCCAGGTCGTACTCGTCGACCGTCTCCTGCAGGTAGTTCAGGATCTTCGGGGCCTCGGCGATGGCGTCGGGGTCCGTCCATGCCTTGAACTCGTAGCCGTAGGTGTGCAGGCCGTTGTCGGAGCGGATCCCGGGGTACTTGAACAGATCCCACGTGCCGCCGATGTTCGCGCGCCCCTCGAGCATCGCGATCCGCTTGCCGGGGAAGGCCTCGGTGAAGTACTTCGCGGCGCCGATACCGGCGATACCGGCACCGATGATGACGAGATCGAAATCGTCGGTCTGCGTGGTCGATGCATTCATCGTGGGGCCTTCCGTGACGGTCGAAGCTGTGATGCTTCGACGATGCCCGCGTGCCCCGCGTGTGAGCTACCGCACAGTGCTCCATCTTCCGTGCGGCACCGGTGCAACATGCACACCAGCTCCGATCATCATGTGCGGCTGCCGATCACACGGTAACGACCGCAGAGGAAGGCCCTATTGCGCGCCCACTCGACGAGCTCGAAGTCGAAGGCGCGCGGGAACAACGGCCGTCCCGACCCGACGGTGGCGGGTGCGTAACTGATCACCACCTCGTCGAGCATGCCCGCTTCGGCGAACTGCGCGGCGAGGTCTCCGCCACCGACCACCCACACGCCCTTCTCTCCCGCGACCCGTTCGAGACGTGAGCGTTGCGCCGCGGGCTCTCCCGAGACGACGGTCACCGTCTCGTGGACCGGCTCGATGTCACGGTGCGTGAAGACGAATGTCGGATACTGCGCGTACGGCCACTCGGCACCGGAACCGGTCTCATGGTCCACCACCCACTGGTACGTGGTGTAGCCCATGACGATCGCGCCCACCGCGGTCATGTACTCCTCGATGTTCATCGGCCCGCCGTCGTCGATGGGCTGGCTGAGCAGCCAATCCAGACTGTCGTGCTCGTCGGCGAGGAAGCCGTCGAGGGTCGAGGCGGTGTAGTACGAGTACGCGGTCATGCGATTCCTCCGGTGACGCGGCGGTGCCAGATGATGGGGTCGGGGTCCAGTTCGGGAGTGTCGAGGCCGACGCCGGCGTCGGCCAGCATCCAGCGTGCGAGCAACCGACGATGCGTCGAGAAGGTCAGCTCGTGCACCACGATCTGCGAGAGCAGGAAGGATTCGGGCGGATCGCACAGCGCGTCGATCACGCGATCACCCCACGCACCACGCCGCTCGATATCGCGAATGAGCCCCAGCCACCGCGGCGAGATGAGCTCGTGCTGGGCGCGAAGGACATCGGGATCGTCGTCGGGATCACGCCGGGGTTCGGGATCGCCCGCCACGGTGGCGAGCCACGGCTCGGCGCTGTGCACGAGGTGCCACATCACCTGAGCGAGGGACTCGTCCGGACCGTCCCAATGCCGCGGTGACGATCCGGGGAGCCGGACCTTGCGGTACTCCTCCGCCGAGAGTCCACCGACAGCCGCCAGGAGCGCGCCGGTATCGGCCGCGTCGTGCTGCACCTGCAGCGCCAGCACGTCACCCGTGGATTCTTCGTGCCCGTCCGCGACATAGAGCACCGTCGGCGAGTGGAAGTGCAGGCCGTTCGGTGACGGTAACCAGTGTCCGACGGTGGCCGGAAGCTGCGATGGCGAGTGCCCGTAGGCGCGGGCGAAGGCCCGGATGAACCCCTCGACGGATTCGTATCCCGCGGCGAAGGCGGCGTCGGTCACTGTCGAACCGCGTTGCAGTTGCCAGGCGGCGCGTTCGAGCAACACGCGCCGGCGCAGCGCGATGGGCGATTCACCCGCACCGGCGCGCACCTGCCGGGCGAAGTGATGCAGCGAGCTGTGCGCCCCCTCGGCCATGGCATCGAGACGCTGGTGCGGCTCGGCGAGTACGGCCTCGAGGAGACGGCGCAGCGGATCGGCGGCTTCGGACATGGGAGCCAGTATCGACCGCCCGGGCCCGCCA includes:
- a CDS encoding dihydrofolate reductase family protein, which encodes MTAYSYYTASTLDGFLADEHDSLDWLLSQPIDDGGPMNIEEYMTAVGAIVMGYTTYQWVVDHETGSGAEWPYAQYPTFVFTHRDIEPVHETVTVVSGEPAAQRSRLERVAGEKGVWVVGGGDLAAQFAEAGMLDEVVISYAPATVGSGRPLFPRAFDFELVEWARNRAFLCGRYRVIGSRT
- a CDS encoding helix-turn-helix transcriptional regulator; protein product: MSEAADPLRRLLEAVLAEPHQRLDAMAEGAHSSLHHFARQVRAGAGESPIALRRRVLLERAAWQLQRGSTVTDAAFAAGYESVEGFIRAFARAYGHSPSQLPATVGHWLPSPNGLHFHSPTVLYVADGHEESTGDVLALQVQHDAADTGALLAAVGGLSAEEYRKVRLPGSSPRHWDGPDESLAQVMWHLVHSAEPWLATVAGDPEPRRDPDDDPDVLRAQHELISPRWLGLIRDIERRGAWGDRVIDALCDPPESFLLSQIVVHELTFSTHRRLLARWMLADAGVGLDTPELDPDPIIWHRRVTGGIA